The genomic window GACTCAAGCAAGCTTTACCTACTGCCAAAATTGGTGGAATTAATATAGCAGGAACCAAAGGCAAAGGCGCACAGGAATGGACGAATGATTTTATCAAACACTGTATCAGCGGGACTAATTACGCTACAGGGAAGATAGGTTCGCCTATGGATGCTATTCTTTTTCATGCGAAAGGAAGTCCGAAATTAGTAGAGGGTTCAGTTCGAATGAATATGGCACCACAATTAAACGATATTGAAACAGGTTTTAAATTGACGATGTCCTATCCAGAAACAAAAAATCTTCCTATCATCATTGGAGAATCTGATCCAGAAGGTTGTGCAGCCTGCGGCATGGCGACTAATCCTGAAAATGCGTACCGAAACGGAACGATGTATTCTAGTTACACTGCGGCTTCTTTTGCTAGAAAATACATATTAGCAGACCAAACAAAAGTAAATTTTCTAGGTGCGGTTTCTTGGTCTTTTGAGTTCGAAAATCAACCTTGGTTTTACGGTTTTCGTGATTTAGCAACTAATGGAGTCGATAAACCTGTGTTGAATGTTTTCAGAATGTTTGGTATGATGTCCGGAAAACGTTTGGAAGTAAAAAGCAACCGAATGTATCCAATAGCCGAAGTGTTGAAATCAAGTGTTCGTGGACAACAATCTGATATTGGAGCATTGGCAAGCAAGGATTCAAAATCGGCTGCAATAATGGTTTGGAATTATCACGATGACGATAAACTAGGCCCAACCGAAATGGTAAATCTAACCATCGAAAATATTCCTGCTAAAAAAGTGGCTCTAAATATTTATCTTATTGATAAAGAAAACAGTAATTCGTATGAAGTTTGGAAAAAAATGGGCTCACCTCAAAATCCTACGAAAGAACAAATCGATACACTCGAAAAATCGGGAAAATTAAAGACAGTCTTGACTAAAAAAATAAAAACGAATATTGGTAAAACTATTGTACCTTTAAAATTAGAAC from Flavobacterium eburneipallidum includes these protein-coding regions:
- a CDS encoding GH39 family glycosyl hydrolase, which gives rise to MYKLIKCCLIVAVLQFLTAPAYAQNPEITVDLKQEIAPMAPVWAWFGYDEPNYTYMKDGKKLLSEIAALSPVPVYVRTHSLLVSGDGVAALKWGSTNAYTEDSFGNPIYNWKIVDSIFDTYVSRGMKPLAQIGFMPEALSTHPTPYRHYWKPGDPYTDIITGWAYPPKDYDKWRKLVYEWVKHSVERYGQKEVESWYWEVWNEPNGHYWKGTREEFFKMYDYAADGLKQALPTAKIGGINIAGTKGKGAQEWTNDFIKHCISGTNYATGKIGSPMDAILFHAKGSPKLVEGSVRMNMAPQLNDIETGFKLTMSYPETKNLPIIIGESDPEGCAACGMATNPENAYRNGTMYSSYTAASFARKYILADQTKVNFLGAVSWSFEFENQPWFYGFRDLATNGVDKPVLNVFRMFGMMSGKRLEVKSNRMYPIAEVLKSSVRGQQSDIGALASKDSKSAAIMVWNYHDDDKLGPTEMVNLTIENIPAKKVALNIYLIDKENSNSYEVWKKMGSPQNPTKEQIDTLEKSGKLKTVLTKKIKTNIGKTIVPLKLERQAVALVKLDW